The sequence AACAGTGTTAAACAACCAATGAGAATTAAATCAGATACCTTACATATTATATTTCAACTATTGCAAATTTTATGTTTAACCAATATCTTCATATTAGATTTTAACCACAGGCCAAATAAATCAGACTTGCACTCTTGATATGGTTTCCTACATCTTGAAGGAAATAAACCAAACTGTGGAGGAAACTCCTGGAGTGAGACAGATATAAATAGGAAAGCAAAGAAGTTGCAACAAACCAATAAAGAATTTGATTTACTACCAAGAATGTTGTTCTGTGATTGTTACTTGATCCAAAGAATATAAATTTACCTATAGGTGAATCAGAATTGAACTGCCTAGAGCAAACAATAGTAAAATGGCTTCattgccttcttcttcttcttttttccttgcaCATATTGGTGACTAATTCAGgtatttccatttttgaatGTCATTCCAAATTGGGCGACTAGCAAtggtaaaaagaaaatcaagcaTTTATCATCTCATCCCCTCCATTCCTGGTGGAAACATCACACTCTTCCCCCTCTACCGTGACACGAAACTCTTCAatcactgagaaaagaaatccacAAACTTTTGCATTCATCAATCTCCTAAATGTATAACACTAAACCATGAAACTTAGCAAGCAAATTTCAAACCTAAAACATAAGGCCAGAAATTATATGAGTTGAAAATTGCTCAATTACCTAGCTCACCTTTCATCTACCACCATATAATATGGATTGCACATGATATGTTCCATGATGCACATCCTAGTTTCCATTATGAAATGATAGTGGACCTGCTTCTGTGGCCCTTTCTCAAATGAGCATCCATGTGTGAAAATTTGATTCATCACAAAATGTACATCCCTAGATATTTGAATCAGATGTTTGGTTCAAATGAAgccaaaaagaattaaatatttagCATGAGATTATGAAGAATGGacaaaatgataaggaaaaatagacaaatggttaagaagaaaatatcaaTATACCTCACAGCAAAGGAGTAAATGATCCATTTAACAAAGCCAAGGTATAAgtagtttcttcttctttcctgcTAGTAACGGGCCTCCTGTACTTCACACTTTTTCATGTAATGAAATACTTCAGACTCTAAAACAAGAAATAAGCATATGATATTTCTTTATAACTTGATAAATAGCAATTACCTAACCCTATAACTTTCAGACTTGataattaacaaatttattttaaagccTTGAGGGcccctctctttcttcttaagACTAGCGTTACATAGATTTCATTTCAAGTGTCACCAACTTATTAGATTGACTACAAAAGAAAGTGAACATGTcaagttaaaattttagtaacatTCATTCAGGtattatgttttttcttttcttttcttttcaaatagagaATTTTCCACACATTCACACATTCTAGTAAAGCTGCATATAGTGGGCATACCAGATTGAACCATTTGTGTCAGTGTCTTTGTGAGTTTGGCCAAAATCTTAAATTTAATTTGCCTAAGTtttgattattatctttttgaGGGAATTTTTGAGAGATGAGTAggataattaattgaaattttggttaaataaaagaagatgatgaagaagaaggtgttACCCATTACTGGGTCAGAACTGCAATGCCGAATCAAGCCGTTGCTGAACTTTGCTAACACACGCACAATTGCAAATACCTTTtcaccatcatcatccaaaAATATGAacttgtagctaaatttatgAACACTGAAAAGTTCTTGTCTTTTAtaccaggaaaaaaaatctataagttaatatcataatatttttcttgaaatttattttttgcttgtaAATTGAATAAACTCACAAACAAGGATTGTGAACAGACCATCACCTTTCAACCAGTGACACATTGGGGAACTAGAAAACTGCAACCATGCATTGCATAGGATCAGCcaataatataaaacaaatggTACCACATCAGCACTTCCAAATGCTCAAGCAGAGGAAATTAAGTAATTAACTAACATCATGAAAATGATAATGCCACAATCTTGATTGTCAATTCTATTCAAATTATAACGAATATTTTGAACTTTTCTAGACTCAAATCCATGGACAATGGGCCAAAAACTAGAGCTTGAAGTTTAACTGTGGAAAACATAAATTGGTATTCAGTAGGACAAAAGATAGTACTGCTTCAAAATTTACATGAGCTAAGAATTAACAATTACAGAAGTACATGTTTCAAAACGTTACGTTTAGCTTTACTGAAGTCTGATCAATGTGGACAAAACCTCAATCAATTAATAGAGTCACTTAACAAATTTATGGAGATTACACACAAAAGAGAATATAGGATTGAACTGTTGGTGTCAGTGTCTTTGAGATTTTGGccaaaatcttataaatttagctaccaattgtatttctttgttttttagggAATTTTTGACAGATAAGTAGGATAATTAATTGATAGTTAgttctaataaaaaaagaagacaaagcagaagaagaagagtttgaAGAAGTTACCCATGAATGGATTAGACTTCTATCACTGAATCAAGCCAAGAATGAACTTTGCCCACACACATAAATCATCTTTCACCATTGTCATCCAAAAATATCTACTTGAAGCTAAAATCATGAACCTAGATATACAAAATCATAGgtcctcttcttcctcatcatAGCTCTGAAAATCCTACATGcccaaaagaaaaccatatgAGTTATTTCAGATTAGTCAATAACAGTAGGAAATTAGCGAGAGCAATTGGAGTTGTTTTATctatatgcaaatttttatgaatttaatattgatatattgcaaaataaaagaagaagctcaaggaatagaagaagaagCATCCAAAGAAGTTACCTCGGCTCTGGCATAGATTCTTGATTGCCTTGCACGTACTTGTAATCAATGATGATGTTAGGGATGTGGGAAATCTTGGGCCAGTCCTCTCCTATCCCTCTTTTGAAGCATTCCTCCAGAATTGGACATGTCGAGATCTTCAATTTCTGTAATGGAGTTGTACAAAGGAAGTTCGGCACCGACTTGAACTTTGTGCAAACAAGGATTTCCAAGTCTTGAAGACGTGGCATTCTAGTGAATCTTTTGATAtagtcttcttcttcctcttcttctcctccAATCCCATTCCATTCTTCCCAGTAATTGAAACACCAAAATGTGAGAGATATCAAATATATAGAACCTACGGAGCAGTTAAACAAATCTAGGAACCAGATGCTATGCATGCTAGTTATGTGTAgtacaataatataaaatataaatcgCTTGATTCAGATTAAACCAGATAAATTCATCAACCAGcgagttattttttttctttattctacGTGAAATTTTGatagacaattaaaatttttagttgattttttttttttaaatttaaaatttatatttcacaaaaaaaaaaaaaaaaagaagccaaaggagaagaagaagcgGCAGAAGAAGTTACCTCAACTGTCTATTTGCACGATCTCATTATCAATCTTGCATGCTGAATCAAGCATTGCAAATAATCTTTCACCATCATCATCGAAAAATCCGAACGTGTAGCTAATATTCATGAACCCAGAAACAAAGAGATCATAGGTGCTCTGCTTCATCATCCTCTTTTTTGTCATGGAGTACTTTGTCATCCTCTTCTTCATCAACCTCATCTTCATCAAAATCTTCTTCATATTACTGAATTTACATGcccaaaagaaaaccatatgAGTTATTTGAGACAGCTTATTATACAAACCAATACCTACTGGAATAGGCATTTGCATATGCTCAGGTCGTTAAGGATTTTGAAAGATAGATTTGATATTTATGAAAGTTTGTGTAGAAAGAACTTGTTCAAAAGGTTTAAATATCAGTACATGTCAAAATAGCAACTCCCTATTCCCAATTGCAAAACTACTCAGATTCTAAAGGTGCAAAGCAATGAAGTGCTGGAGTCTCCAACTCTTCCTTAGTGTGCAGCACACGGTGAAGAGACGACTCCTCTCAAAAACAGAGGATCTTCTTCAATCAACATTGGGGGCAGGGGGAGGCTGAATAAATAGACAAGatggtcccaaaaaaaaaaaaaaaaaccaaaagaactGGTGTCCAAGTACATAGGAAGTCTGAATACATAACCATGTCTATGCAAAACAGTACCAAAGAAATGGTACTCTAACCTTGCTGCCTACCCTGTACACAAACTCACAAACATATGGATTTGGGGTGACACTCATCTCTATAGGAACAGGCACCTCAATTGAATCTAAGGAGCCTGACCATTTGACATGTGCCATCTATAAATAACAAAGTAAATCAACACAGCTAACATGAGATGCGTACAACACACTGCAATATGAATACAGCAATATACAAATCGCCTAATTCAAATTACTAATTAAAGTTGTTATTAAATTGACTACTAAAGAAAGCCAGCATGCCAGAATTTTGGTAACATTATTTCTGgtactcttcttttcttttcaaatagagaATCTTCCACACATTCACAGTGGGCATACAAATTGAACCATTGGTGTCAGTGTCTTTGTGAATTTTACCAAAATCTGATAAATTTATCTACCAAAGTTGTAATTAATATCTTTTTGAGGGAGTTATAGACAAAAATCATCtttcaccatcatcatcatcatccaaaaATCTCTATTCGAAGCTAAAACTAATGAACCCAAAAACACAGAGATCACAGGGACCATTTTAGTTCATCGTCTTTCTACATGAACCAAAAGAAAACCACATGGGTTATTTGAGATTAGTCTTATATCCACAGCCTTAAATCAAGAAAATGAGGAAAACCCATATAAATAGGAAACCGTAAATGAAATAGAAAGATATAGGTAGGCAATGGATCTGTTTTCATACGCAAATGAAAGAGATTTTTAAGGATATTCAATTCATTTGGATATTTATTAAGCAATTTTAGATAAATCACAAAATAACCCAATCTAAACAATAAATCGCCTAATTCAAATGACTGAGAACCAGATAATTCATCAACCAacgtttttttgttttctaacgGGAAATTTTGGCAGAAAGTAAAAGAAGAAGccgaaggaaaagaagaagcgTCAGAAGAAGTTACCTTTGGCTCAGACTCACATTCTTGACCGTCTCTTTTGCAGCGTTCCTCCAGAATTGGACAATCTCTGATCTCCAATTTCCGTAATGGAGTTGTACGAAGGAAGTTCGGCAGCGACTTTAACTTAAGGCACCCGCCAATTGTCAAATTTTGAAGACGTGGCATTATAGTGAATCTTCTGATccagtcttcttcttcttcaatcccATTCCATTCTTCCCAGTCAAATAAAAGCTCAAATGAGAGAGATATCAAATTTGGGAATAGTGTTATTATTATATCGCCTTTCTCCTTCTTTTCGGATTCTTCTATTCCCATAAATTCAACCCCTAACTTTTTTAATCTTCTATTAAGCCACATCTCTAATGATTTGAGGAATGGAAGTTTCCCCAAAGGAGGCAAACACTCTAAAGATGAATGGTTAATTACAAGTTCTTTTAAATTGGTTAAGGACATCATCCAATTAGGAAACATTATCGGTGCCTTGTAATAACATTCAATACTTAAATATTCCAAGTTAGGAGGTGGCTCCAAGGCATTTAGAACTAATGCATCTTTCTCCCTTATTATTTCCTCACTATCCCATTCCTTAAATATTAGCTTCAAAGTATGAAGGTTTTTCTTCTCCTTCAGTTGTGCATTCATGGCCTCACATTCATCTACCTCGCTTCCCAACCCACATATTGCAAGAGTCCCTTGAAGgtggttcaaattttttaattctcccaaTTTACATCTTTCGTCATCATCCTTACCATTTACACTGAAAGAACGTAATGTTCTAAGAGAAGTCAATCTCCCAAACCCTCTTGGAAACTTTACATTATttgtctcaaaaaaataataatagaaatccAAATTGAAATCCAAATTAAAATGTCTCAAGTTAATCAGTTTACTCATTCCCTGTGGCAATTTTTGGAACCTGTCGCCATCAATTATAATATCCaaaatttgtaaattgtaaagATTACAAATGGTTTCAGGCAATGCATCTCCACAATAATTGACTAATTTGAGATACCTCAAATGTATGAAATTTTCCACGGCATCTGGAAGATTCCTTAATATACCACCACCTTTAACATCCTCCAAAGTTAATATTCGTAAACATCTAAAATGCTGAAATAAAGTAGACAACAAATAATCACTTCGATTTACAAAAATGAGGGTGCGCAAATTTTTTGCACTATAAATGGACTCAGGAAATTGGGCTTCTTTGGGAATTTCTAACTCCAAATGGTGGGCAGTTTTATAATCAATTTCCAACCCTATGTTAGAATTGATTGTGAAGCACACATTTTTTGACATTAATTGTGCAAAGTCATGCACTATGTCATGCATTTTGCACTTTTCTATCTTGCCATCATTCTCATCTCTCTCAAAATCTTGGAAGAACGAACGTACTGCTAAATTTTCAAAGTAGTCTCTAGCAATGATTTCTATCTCCACATTTTTCTTCGACTCGATATATCCTAGTGTCATCCACATAAATACCAACTCATCGCTAGAAAAGGCATAATCTTTAGGAAAAACAGCACAAAATGAAAAGCACCGTCTCAATGGTGAGGATAAATCATAATAACTCAATAACAATGGTGCAAAAAGACCTCTTTCAACATATTTTAATTCCCATAAATTGCTATTCAAAACATACTTCCAATCGTCTTCACTTTTCTTTAAGCGCATGAGACTCCCTAGAGTCTTTGCTGCGAGGGGCAAGCCTTTGCACCTCTTTGATATTTGCCTGCCAAGGTTTTCTAGTTGCTTACATTGCTGACGATCCCTAtcaaaaaatgctattttacTAAACATCGACCAACAGTCTTCCTCTGACAATTTATCCAACATGATCATATTCGCACTTTCCATCATCTGTGCAACTTCGTCTTTGCGTGTTGTGACTAGAACTTTACTACTTTGGGAACCACAATTTTTGAGTGCATCTCTAAATTGCTCCCACTTTGCAAAGTCTTCAGTCCACACGTcatcaaagacaagaaaaaactTCTTTCTCCCAACTCTATCACAAATTCTATCCAATAGACTTTGCAATGTAGTCAAGTTGGTGGATTGACCTTCAATAGATTCAAGGATTGCTTTGGCAACCTTGCACTGATCAAAAGGATctgaaacacaaacccacactTTTATATCAAAATGGGCTTGCACCTCCTGATCATTGTAGGCGAATTGGGCAAGAGTGGTTTTTCCAATACCGCCCATGCCCACTAAAGAGATGACATGggggtgtttttctttttcagtacCCTTACCCAATAGGATGCTCACAAGATCATTCTTAACCTTATCACGGCCAAGAATATCAGACACATCAACATGAGAAGTAGTTTGTTTACAGTTATCAACTACTGTAAAGGCAGGGTAATTAGTTAAGTCAAACCCGTAGCTCACTCTCTCTTTTGTAGTATCATCTAATATTACATTAAGCTCTTTTATCTTGTGAGCGATGTCATGACGCCTAGTAAGTTTATCAACTTGACCAAAACAACATGAAGG comes from Castanea sativa cultivar Marrone di Chiusa Pesio chromosome 3, ASM4071231v1 and encodes:
- the LOC142627877 gene encoding putative disease resistance protein RGA3 translates to MAEGLVTDLISQLISVVVREAEQEIRLVVGVEKEIEKLKDNLRTVQAVLNDAEKKQVTDDTVKVWLEKLNNVCYKIEDVVDEWNTELIKSAIQNGFEENAENAPVMKKQVCSFIPSPSCCFGQVDKLTRRHDIAHKIKELNVILDDTTKERVSYGFDLTNYPAFTVVDNCKQTTSHVDVSDILGRDKVKNDLVSILLGKGTEKEKHPHVISLVGMGGIGKTTLAQFAYNDQEVQAHFDIKVWVCVSDPFDQCKVAKAILESIEGQSTNLTTLQSLLDRICDRVGRKKFFLVFDDVWTEDFAKWEQFRDALKNCGSQSSKVLVTTRKDEVAQMMESANMIMLDKLSEEDCWSMFSKIAFFDRDRQQCKQLENLGRQISKRCKGLPLAAKTLGSLMRLKKSEDDWKYVLNSNLWELKYVERGLFAPLLLSYYDLSSPLRRCFSFCAVFPKDYAFSSDELVFMWMTLGYIESKKNVEIEIIARDYFENLAVRSFFQDFERDENDGKIEKCKMHDIVHDFAQLMSKNVCFTINSNIGLEIDYKTAHHLELEIPKEAQFPESIYSAKNLRTLIFVNRSDYLLSTLFQHFRCLRILTLEDVKGGGILRNLPDAVENFIHLRYLKLVNYCGDALPETICNLYNLQILDIIIDGDRFQKLPQGMSKLINLRHFNLDFNLDFYYYFFETNNVKFPRGFGRLTSLRTLRSFSVNGKDDDERCKLGELKNLNHLQGTLAICGLGSEVDECEAMNAQLKEKKNLHTLKLIFKEWDSEEIIREKDALVLNALEPPPNLEYLSIECYYKAPIMFPNWMMSLTNLKELVINHSSLECLPPLGKLPFLKSLEMWLNRRLKKLGVEFMGIEESEKKEKGDIIITLFPNLISLSFELLFDWEEWNGIEEEEDWIRRFTIMPRLQNLTIGGCLKLKSLPNFLRTTPLRKLEIRDCPILEERCKRDGQECESEPK